In the Nodosilinea sp. FACHB-141 genome, GAGAGGGTATAGGGTCTAAGGTGTTCGGTTCATGACCTACCTTAAACCGGACACCCTTAAACCCTATACCCCTAGTCGTTAGAGCTTGTCACAGTCAGCTTGGCTAAACACTAACCGCCGGTTGCCGGTGGCGGCTGCACCAGCGTGGCGATCGCGCTCACCAACAGGTCTGGTTCAATGGGTTTGGCTAGGTGCAGCTGAAAGCCAGCGGCCAGGGCATGCTGCTGATTGATCTCTCCGGCGTAGGCCGTCAGGGCGATTGCAGGAATGTTGCCGCCCTGGTCGTGGCGTCTTTTGCGGATCTGCTGAATCAGCGCGTAGCCATTCATCTCTGGCATGCCGATATCGCACAGCAACAGGTCGGGTACAGACTGATTGAGCTGGCCGAGAGCCTGTAGGGCTGAGGCGGCAACCGCTACCTCAGCCCCCGCCTGGGTGAGCACGAA is a window encoding:
- a CDS encoding response regulator yields the protein FVLTQAGAEVAVAASALQALGQLNQSVPDLLLCDIGMPEMNGYALIQQIRKRRHDQGGNIPAIALTAYAGEINQQHALAAGFQLHLAKPIEPDLLVSAIATLVQPPPATGG